A DNA window from Lagenorhynchus albirostris chromosome 5, mLagAlb1.1, whole genome shotgun sequence contains the following coding sequences:
- the LOC132521179 gene encoding cytochrome c oxidase copper chaperone, with protein MPGLAAASPAPSESQEKKPLKPCCACPETKKARDACIIEKGEENCGPLIEAHKECMRALGFKI; from the exons ATGCCGGGTCTGGCGGCCGCAAGCCCTGCCCCATCTGAGTCGCAGGAGAAGAAGCCTCTGAAGCCCTGTTGCGCCTGCCCGGAGACCAAGAAGGCGCGCGATGCGTG CATCattgagaaaggagaagagaactgTGGACCCCTAATTGAGGCCCACAAGGAATGCATGAGAGCCCTGGGATTTAAGATATGA